The following coding sequences lie in one Lolium perenne isolate Kyuss_39 chromosome 2, Kyuss_2.0, whole genome shotgun sequence genomic window:
- the LOC139835681 gene encoding uncharacterized protein has product MSSSNSRGLLSSASTRVLMNGAFVELIYNRRGLRQGDPLSPLLFDTVMDVLHLMFEWAAYVGVLTELSASGFRHRTSMYVDDVVTFIRPTEEQVALASYILGCEVASFPFKYLGLPLGLRKVTTTQLQPIMDSAASRLPPWCAKLLNRGGRTILVQSTLSAIPVHTMMSLDIPSKVVEALHKICRAFLWKGRQEVKGGHCLVAWDKVTLPKDLGGLGILNLRLLNLALRCWWA; this is encoded by the exons atgtcctcatcaaataGTCGGGGGCTGCTTAGCTCCGCCTCGACCCGTGTCCTGATGAATGGCGCTTTTGTGGAGCTCATCTACAACCGCCGGGGTCTGCGACAGGGTGACCCTCTCTCCCCTTTGCTCTTTGACACGGTGATGGATGTTCTCCACCTCATGTTTGAGTGGGCGGCATACGTGGGCGTTCTCACCGAGCTCTCAGCTAGTGGCTTCCGGCATCGCACGTCGATGTATGTTGATGATGTGGTTACCTTCATCAGACCCACCGAG GAGCAGGTGGCTCTGGCTAGTTATATCCTTGGTTGCGAGGTAGCCTCGTTCCCGTTCAAGTACCTGGGCCTCCCCCTTGGGCTCAGGAAGGTGACGACAACCCAGCTGCAGCCGATCATGGATAGCGCAGCTAGTAGGCTGCCACCGTGGTGCGCCAAACTCCTCAACCGCGGGGGTAGGACCATTCTTGTCCAGAGCACGCTTTCGGCGATCCCAGTGCATACCATGATGTCGCTCGACATCCCATCGAAGGTTGTTGAGGCGTTGCACAAGATCTGTCGGGCCTTCCTTTGGAAAGGGCGGCAGGAGGTCAAGGGAGGTCACTGCTTAGTTGCTTGGGACAAGGTGACCTTACCTAAGGACCTCGGCGGTCTAGGTATTCTGAACCTCCGCTTGCTTAATCTTGCTCTCCGCTGCTGGTGGGCCTAG